A stretch of Pseudoclavibacter chungangensis DNA encodes these proteins:
- a CDS encoding TRAFAC clade GTPase domain-containing protein — MTKCPHCFQLLPPDAFAWVCENPRCTKYPDRMASRYSPVPVKKGKVVIATQPPGAVDWQPPLGGECPTCSEPMREACPHCHYALLDGWRNGHAVCIAMNGARATGKSVFIAVVVKQLQRLALQMGTVMQFGDARTRDTFTEVYEKPLYVERGLMAPTPAAITDNSYQREPLVFNLGMVQGRVRFLVLRDVAGEEMERPPAQAGHLQFLAHADGIFFMFDPLAVPNIREKLVDLIPAQLQVGGDPLIVLGNLQRLVGRSSPRVGVILSKFDALHALRGVDDVQWSGIMSNTGAAFLRDPSEDQAAYDVGDGLLLHEEVKSLLDRLGGGGVVRSMENPQTGVPIMHQFFAVSALGESPDGRRLNAHGIAPFRCLDPVKWILHVTGVLPAV, encoded by the coding sequence GTGACGAAGTGCCCGCACTGCTTCCAGCTGCTCCCACCCGACGCGTTCGCCTGGGTGTGTGAGAACCCCCGATGCACGAAGTACCCGGACCGCATGGCGAGCAGGTACTCGCCCGTCCCGGTCAAGAAGGGGAAGGTCGTCATCGCGACGCAACCGCCCGGCGCGGTCGACTGGCAGCCGCCGCTCGGCGGCGAGTGCCCGACGTGCTCCGAGCCCATGCGTGAAGCGTGCCCGCACTGTCACTACGCGCTCCTCGACGGCTGGCGCAACGGGCACGCGGTGTGCATCGCCATGAACGGCGCGCGCGCGACCGGCAAGAGCGTGTTCATCGCGGTCGTCGTGAAGCAGCTGCAGCGTCTCGCGCTCCAGATGGGCACGGTCATGCAGTTCGGCGACGCACGGACGAGGGACACGTTCACGGAGGTGTACGAGAAGCCCCTCTACGTGGAGCGCGGACTCATGGCGCCGACGCCCGCGGCCATCACGGACAACTCGTACCAGCGCGAACCGCTCGTGTTCAACCTCGGCATGGTGCAGGGTCGCGTGCGGTTCCTCGTGCTGCGTGACGTCGCGGGGGAGGAGATGGAGCGGCCGCCCGCGCAGGCCGGTCACCTGCAGTTCCTCGCCCACGCGGACGGCATCTTCTTCATGTTCGATCCGCTCGCGGTCCCGAACATCCGTGAGAAGCTCGTGGACCTCATCCCGGCCCAGCTCCAGGTCGGTGGCGACCCGCTCATCGTGCTCGGGAACCTGCAGCGACTCGTCGGTCGCAGCTCGCCGCGGGTCGGGGTGATCCTGTCCAAGTTCGACGCGTTGCACGCACTGCGCGGGGTCGACGACGTCCAGTGGTCGGGCATCATGTCGAACACCGGAGCGGCGTTCCTGCGCGATCCGAGCGAGGATCAGGCGGCCTACGACGTCGGGGACGGGTTGCTCCTCCACGAGGAGGTCAAGAGCCTGCTCGATCGCCTCGGTGGCGGTGGTGTCGTCCGGAGCATGGAGAACCCGCAGACGGGCGTGCCGATCATGCACCAGTTCTTCGCCGTGTCCGCGCTCGGCGAGTCGCCGGACGGCCGACGGCTCAACGCGCACGGGATCGCGCCGTTCCGGTGCCTCGACCCCGTGAAGTGGATCCTGCACGTGACCGGGGTGCTGCCGGCCGTGTGA
- a CDS encoding tubulin-like doman-containing protein: MYKFLIVGCGGSGGSTLAYMMDQLRSELAPYGITQIPAGWQFVHIDVPSAPDTKIDGVGNVREQGGTYISTAPHSGSYQVLDNAVSQWLGQGSAFGEFGTWAPREAEKITVPLTYGAGQMRAVGRIITLARARDVYDGLARAYQQLNTVETNTQMAEVARALPGVGRFNPEEKPLVLVVSSMAGGAGASMALDVCRLLALVPGVDPDLVGVFMVAPDAFDELPESARGGVRANALAMLGEIVATQTNAAEAHDITMLRALGLEVTPTGRPPFARVFPVGRYVGVEKTLFGDGSQKAVYRGLGRGLAALIASGSASGDYASFDLGNISDPTPAHPDYLGWGAANPIPWGSFGFASLSLGRDRYRHYAAQRLARIAVDRLRTGHLQPGNTSSGVDQLRSLADSQWSRVTSSIGLPTGVGVGGLNQEQVAQWFTQGAFGRQEADNTARQIVDQNVAPFVPMPAGRAEQWTPTLQRFLIDRAPTLRTAAAEGAYRWAFTWAQQLHDRVLYQVQEASELFGLSYAREVLERVERLIREELAPRLGDLAGFSGPDLAQIPPSFLAEISTMKGGIVNGQGLVERLCDIMRVQLTDLVYSRAADLAGGVLQSLVSEVIAPLQATLSNSIGVLDNAVQTPPVASGLANVGTDQYGLWPSESDQIVPERFDVAENEILLTPSAGFGTQFENDVRMAVSTGERVSTLEDARVVAARAVTSGYWPVAEGATAPGGLLTVQANWRPAIFNRDPMTGQPLTPSHGRYELHVAPRELVGRALAFVSRPGESFEAFCSLSLRDYALGTDIPSSELPRRRADLVSKFNETLTRALPLISLDADAVTAIHSTQPQYRYKFSAIPFEHIRDLVGELRAVIDGRSNVASEVGQAFDKALSTADHLTRIDVFGSYRNYSPLTFDALLKPVAQQWAGTPAQGRLQFWAHRRSRPLPASLPVSDAERQAMIAGWYIGQMTGQLRFPDAPFNSPVEVWDPDDRRWLPFPNPLLTPPSEFRGQSYDWLPAVLESQLLAISRAHEVPVMSSLKPYRRLRRMYDSNELHPERGLGRVAGELELAAWIETGRTPSGIPSRIPGDTLEERAANARTWVEQIRTFTAGSFIPPARQGESSGPYGAILNRRHAASTPIFRDLAPDIVTVTDRLLELVDAAEQRARTGTSAAPVNAEGLASGSSGRNASATNVPEVPDAGFGAF; the protein is encoded by the coding sequence ATGTACAAGTTCCTGATCGTCGGGTGCGGCGGTTCGGGTGGCTCGACACTCGCCTACATGATGGACCAATTGCGGAGCGAGCTCGCCCCGTACGGCATCACGCAGATCCCAGCGGGGTGGCAGTTCGTCCACATCGACGTGCCGAGTGCCCCGGACACCAAGATCGACGGTGTCGGCAACGTTCGGGAGCAGGGCGGGACGTACATCTCGACGGCACCCCACTCGGGCTCGTACCAGGTGCTCGACAACGCGGTCTCGCAGTGGCTCGGACAGGGATCGGCGTTCGGCGAGTTCGGGACGTGGGCGCCGCGCGAGGCGGAGAAGATCACCGTGCCGCTCACGTACGGTGCGGGGCAGATGCGTGCCGTCGGTCGGATCATCACCCTCGCTCGTGCGCGCGACGTGTACGACGGCCTCGCACGGGCGTACCAGCAGCTCAACACGGTCGAGACGAACACGCAGATGGCCGAGGTGGCGCGTGCGCTGCCGGGCGTGGGTCGCTTCAACCCCGAGGAGAAGCCGCTCGTGCTCGTCGTCTCCTCGATGGCCGGTGGCGCGGGTGCCTCGATGGCGCTCGACGTGTGCCGGCTCCTCGCGCTCGTGCCGGGCGTCGACCCCGATCTCGTGGGTGTCTTCATGGTGGCGCCCGACGCGTTCGACGAGCTCCCCGAGTCCGCGCGCGGCGGCGTCCGCGCGAACGCCCTCGCGATGCTCGGCGAGATCGTCGCGACCCAGACGAATGCCGCCGAGGCGCACGACATCACGATGCTGCGCGCGCTCGGGCTCGAGGTGACCCCCACGGGGCGCCCGCCGTTCGCACGCGTCTTCCCCGTCGGCCGCTACGTCGGTGTCGAGAAGACCCTGTTCGGCGACGGCTCCCAGAAGGCCGTCTACCGGGGGCTCGGTCGTGGGCTCGCGGCGCTCATCGCCTCGGGCAGCGCGTCCGGCGACTACGCGTCGTTCGACCTCGGGAACATCTCGGACCCGACCCCCGCCCACCCCGACTATCTCGGCTGGGGTGCGGCCAATCCCATCCCGTGGGGCTCGTTCGGCTTCGCGAGCCTGTCGCTCGGTCGCGACCGCTACCGGCACTACGCCGCCCAGCGGCTCGCCCGCATCGCCGTCGACCGTCTGCGGACGGGACACCTGCAGCCGGGCAACACGTCCTCGGGTGTCGACCAGTTGCGTTCGCTCGCGGACTCGCAGTGGTCGCGCGTGACGAGCTCGATCGGCCTGCCGACGGGCGTCGGTGTCGGCGGGCTCAACCAGGAGCAGGTCGCGCAGTGGTTCACCCAGGGCGCGTTCGGCCGCCAGGAGGCGGACAACACCGCGCGGCAGATCGTCGACCAGAACGTCGCACCGTTCGTGCCGATGCCGGCGGGACGCGCCGAACAGTGGACGCCGACGCTGCAGCGTTTCCTCATCGACCGGGCGCCGACGCTGCGGACCGCCGCCGCCGAGGGCGCGTACCGCTGGGCGTTCACGTGGGCGCAGCAGCTGCACGACCGCGTGCTCTACCAGGTGCAGGAGGCCTCGGAGCTCTTCGGCCTGTCGTACGCGCGCGAGGTCCTCGAGCGCGTCGAGCGACTCATCCGCGAGGAGCTCGCGCCTCGGCTCGGCGACCTCGCCGGGTTCTCGGGGCCCGACCTCGCACAGATCCCGCCGAGCTTCCTCGCCGAGATCAGCACGATGAAGGGCGGGATCGTCAACGGGCAGGGGCTCGTCGAGCGCCTGTGCGACATCATGCGCGTCCAGCTCACCGACCTCGTGTACTCGCGCGCGGCCGATCTCGCCGGAGGCGTCCTGCAATCGCTCGTGAGCGAGGTCATCGCGCCGCTGCAGGCGACGCTCTCGAACTCCATCGGCGTCCTCGACAACGCCGTGCAGACCCCGCCCGTCGCGTCGGGGCTCGCGAACGTCGGGACCGACCAGTACGGCCTGTGGCCGAGCGAGAGCGATCAGATCGTCCCGGAGCGCTTCGACGTCGCCGAGAACGAGATCCTGCTCACGCCGTCCGCGGGCTTCGGCACGCAGTTCGAGAACGACGTGCGCATGGCCGTGTCGACCGGTGAACGGGTCTCGACCCTCGAGGACGCGCGCGTCGTCGCCGCGCGAGCCGTCACCTCCGGCTACTGGCCCGTCGCGGAGGGCGCGACCGCACCGGGCGGTCTGCTCACCGTCCAGGCCAATTGGCGACCCGCGATCTTCAACCGCGACCCCATGACGGGACAGCCCCTCACGCCGTCCCACGGGCGGTACGAACTGCACGTCGCGCCGCGTGAACTCGTGGGTCGGGCCCTCGCGTTCGTGTCGCGACCGGGGGAGTCGTTCGAGGCGTTCTGCTCGCTCTCGCTGCGTGACTACGCCCTCGGGACGGACATCCCGTCGTCCGAGCTGCCACGCCGTCGCGCGGACCTGGTGTCGAAGTTCAACGAGACCCTGACGCGTGCGCTGCCGCTCATCAGCCTCGACGCGGACGCCGTCACGGCGATCCACTCGACCCAGCCGCAGTACCGGTACAAGTTCTCCGCCATCCCGTTCGAGCACATCCGCGATCTCGTCGGCGAGCTGCGGGCGGTCATCGACGGCCGCTCGAACGTCGCGAGCGAGGTCGGCCAGGCGTTCGACAAGGCCCTCTCGACCGCCGACCACCTGACGCGCATCGACGTGTTCGGGTCGTACCGCAACTACTCGCCGCTCACGTTCGACGCGCTCCTCAAGCCCGTCGCCCAGCAGTGGGCCGGGACGCCCGCGCAGGGCAGGCTGCAGTTCTGGGCGCACCGTCGCAGCAGGCCGCTGCCCGCCTCGCTCCCCGTGAGCGACGCCGAGCGGCAGGCCATGATCGCCGGGTGGTACATCGGGCAGATGACGGGGCAACTGCGCTTCCCCGACGCACCGTTCAATTCGCCCGTCGAGGTGTGGGACCCCGACGATCGTCGCTGGTTGCCGTTCCCGAACCCGCTGCTCACACCGCCGAGCGAGTTCCGCGGCCAGTCGTACGACTGGCTGCCGGCCGTGCTCGAGTCGCAGCTGCTCGCGATCTCGCGCGCCCACGAGGTGCCGGTCATGTCGTCGCTCAAGCCCTACCGCCGGCTGCGGCGCATGTACGACTCGAACGAGCTGCACCCCGAGCGCGGCCTCGGTCGCGTCGCGGGCGAGCTCGAGCTCGCGGCCTGGATCGAGACGGGACGGACGCCGTCGGGCATCCCGTCCCGCATCCCCGGTGACACGCTCGAGGAACGCGCCGCGAACGCGCGGACCTGGGTCGAACAGATCCGGACCTTCACGGCCGGCAGCTTCATCCCACCCGCACGACAGGGCGAGTCCTCCGGCCCTTACGGCGCGATCCTCAACCGACGACACGCCGCGTCGACGCCGATCTTCCGGGATCTCGCACCCGACATCGTGACGGTCACGGACCGGCTGCTCGAACTCGTCGACGCCGCCGAGCAGCGTGCCCGCACGGGCACCTCGGCCGCACCGGTCAACGCCGAGGGGCTCGCGAGCGGGTCGTCCGGCCGGAACGCCTCCGCGACGAACGTGCCCGAGGTACCCGACGCCGGCTTCGGGGCGTTCTGA
- a CDS encoding vWA domain-containing protein, with the protein MTTRRSSRLLALVAAAALALGGAVLGAVAPANAAPVGAEPRSAMDDFGACLKGGGAADLLLLVDESSSLGSADPAAARVSSATYFINQLADSAGADGFSIDVQLGVFGDTAETIMGWTALDAANLPTIRDSIASLTNRMDGFDTDYWTALDSAQRELQAKAGAGDVGHGAKRCQGIVMFTDGQLSYSPRLTDQERQAYGTEKAFAPGIQLTTDQAAAQVRDKAQQDICREGGLADQLTSSKVKLFGIGLTTNAADPSQFNLFQSIVEGKGPDGSTCGSLVSDDRGQFFLASDIDSLLLAFDTITNPDGPPIEQEHGICQNVVCTEDAHTFVLDESTPDVRILAQADVANLEVSIQLPSGELVGFPTHPAGTETTVNAAGAEFAYTWETDKSISISATKAGAADTAWSGQWQLAFTDPAGTSGGQQSRSNIHIRGSLVPALVSPEDLQLAAGGTSGEITLGIANRSDDAPVDPTSVRGAITFDATVIDAQGKEFPLHATEDKAAITKPSRVDLTEAAIGAGTLRLTLGVTTADATLADGSTVPGTTLEPAVIALPVSIATPSSYPTIGESIDFGAASGDVQLTADLPISGEGCVWVDAASATTVVAVPEGIGAATITAPGHDSAGTCVDAAAGTPISLTLATEAAGNGTINGTVPVSISSADGLGTAIEVDVPFTANLEKPLNTLNFILVLIAAPLLGIGVPLLLLYAAKWAISRIPPQPLVGALVPVRIEHGQVLRDGAPFAIGPADLVNTVAMPPGGARRITVGDVHLRTRVGLSPTGTGYVTVDAPGRASAGSGQPSTDKTGVVARLPLAVHNTWAVLHVDGTPGDEAQLLLLVGGDATPSTREDLQNDVSRRAPDLLDKLLRERGAGGPGATGAEHAMASPFGGPSFGPGASQGPGAGGSPFGSGPSQGPGAGGSPFGSGPSQGPGPSGGGQPPQSGGSPWGTV; encoded by the coding sequence ATGACCACACGACGCTCCTCACGCCTGCTCGCACTGGTCGCCGCGGCCGCGCTCGCGCTCGGCGGTGCCGTGCTCGGCGCCGTCGCACCGGCGAACGCCGCTCCGGTGGGTGCCGAACCGCGCTCGGCCATGGACGACTTCGGCGCCTGCCTCAAGGGCGGCGGTGCCGCCGACCTGCTCCTGCTCGTCGACGAGTCGTCCTCGCTCGGGAGCGCCGATCCGGCCGCCGCTCGCGTGTCGAGCGCCACGTACTTCATCAACCAGCTCGCGGACTCGGCCGGGGCCGACGGCTTCTCGATCGACGTCCAGCTCGGCGTGTTCGGCGACACGGCCGAGACGATCATGGGCTGGACCGCGCTCGACGCGGCCAACCTGCCCACCATCCGCGACTCGATCGCCTCGCTCACGAACCGCATGGACGGCTTCGACACGGACTACTGGACGGCGCTCGATTCGGCACAGCGCGAACTGCAGGCGAAGGCGGGCGCGGGTGACGTCGGCCACGGTGCCAAGCGCTGCCAGGGCATCGTCATGTTCACGGACGGCCAGCTCTCGTACTCGCCGCGCCTCACCGACCAGGAGCGCCAGGCGTACGGCACGGAGAAGGCGTTCGCGCCGGGCATCCAGCTGACGACCGACCAGGCCGCCGCACAGGTGCGCGACAAGGCCCAGCAGGACATCTGCCGCGAGGGCGGACTCGCCGACCAGCTCACGAGCTCGAAGGTCAAACTGTTCGGCATCGGACTCACGACGAACGCCGCGGACCCCTCGCAGTTCAACCTCTTCCAATCGATCGTCGAGGGCAAGGGGCCCGACGGATCGACGTGCGGCAGTCTCGTCTCCGACGATCGCGGGCAGTTCTTCCTCGCGAGCGACATCGATTCGCTGTTGCTCGCGTTCGACACCATCACGAACCCCGACGGGCCGCCCATCGAGCAGGAGCACGGCATCTGCCAGAACGTCGTGTGCACGGAGGACGCCCACACGTTCGTGCTCGACGAGTCGACGCCCGACGTGCGGATCCTCGCGCAGGCGGACGTCGCGAACCTCGAGGTCTCGATCCAACTCCCGTCGGGCGAGCTCGTCGGGTTCCCCACGCATCCCGCCGGGACCGAGACGACGGTGAACGCGGCCGGAGCCGAATTCGCCTACACGTGGGAGACCGACAAGTCGATCTCCATCTCCGCGACGAAGGCCGGTGCGGCCGACACGGCGTGGTCCGGCCAGTGGCAGCTCGCGTTCACCGACCCCGCGGGGACCTCCGGTGGCCAGCAGTCGCGTTCGAACATCCACATCCGCGGCTCGCTCGTGCCTGCGCTCGTCTCGCCGGAGGACCTGCAGCTCGCCGCGGGCGGGACGTCGGGCGAGATCACGCTCGGCATCGCGAACCGCTCGGACGACGCCCCCGTCGACCCGACGAGCGTGCGTGGCGCCATCACCTTCGACGCGACGGTCATCGACGCACAGGGGAAGGAGTTCCCCCTGCACGCGACCGAGGACAAGGCGGCGATCACGAAACCGAGCCGCGTCGACCTGACGGAGGCCGCGATCGGTGCCGGCACGCTGCGACTCACCCTCGGCGTGACCACGGCCGACGCGACGCTCGCCGACGGCTCCACCGTCCCGGGAACGACGCTCGAGCCCGCCGTCATCGCCCTGCCCGTCTCGATCGCGACGCCGTCGAGCTATCCGACGATCGGCGAGTCCATCGACTTCGGTGCCGCCTCGGGCGACGTGCAGCTCACCGCGGACCTCCCGATCTCCGGGGAGGGGTGCGTCTGGGTCGATGCCGCGAGCGCGACGACCGTCGTCGCGGTGCCGGAGGGCATCGGAGCGGCGACCATCACGGCTCCCGGTCACGACTCCGCCGGCACGTGCGTCGACGCCGCGGCGGGGACGCCGATCTCGTTGACGCTCGCCACCGAGGCGGCCGGCAACGGCACGATCAACGGGACGGTTCCCGTCTCGATCAGCTCGGCCGACGGGCTCGGCACCGCGATCGAGGTCGACGTGCCGTTCACCGCGAACCTCGAGAAGCCGCTCAACACACTCAACTTCATCCTCGTGCTCATCGCCGCACCGCTGCTCGGAATCGGCGTTCCCCTGCTGCTCCTCTACGCGGCGAAGTGGGCGATCTCGCGGATCCCCCCGCAGCCCCTCGTGGGCGCGCTCGTACCGGTCCGGATCGAGCACGGTCAGGTGCTGCGCGACGGTGCCCCGTTCGCGATCGGCCCGGCCGACCTCGTCAACACGGTGGCCATGCCGCCGGGTGGTGCGCGACGGATCACGGTCGGCGACGTGCACCTCCGCACGCGCGTGGGACTCTCCCCGACGGGGACGGGCTACGTGACCGTCGACGCTCCCGGCCGCGCATCCGCGGGGAGCGGGCAGCCCTCGACCGACAAGACGGGGGTCGTCGCCCGGCTCCCGCTCGCGGTGCACAACACCTGGGCAGTGCTCCACGTCGACGGAACACCCGGCGACGAGGCGCAACTGCTGCTGCTCGTCGGCGGCGACGCGACGCCCTCCACCCGCGAGGACCTGCAGAACGATGTCTCGAGGCGCGCCCCGGACCTCCTCGACAAGCTGCTCCGTGAGCGCGGTGCCGGTGGTCCGGGCGCGACGGGGGCCGAGCACGCAATGGCCTCACCGTTCGGCGGCCCGTCCTTCGGCCCCGGTGCGTCACAGGGGCCCGGTGCGGGCGGTTCGCCGTTCGGATCGGGACCGTCGCAGGGGCCCGGTGCGGGCGGTTCGCCGTTCGGATCGGGACCGTCGCAGGGGCCCGGCCCGTCCGGCGGCGGGCAGCCGCCGCAGTCGGGCGGCAGCCCCTGGGGCACCGTGTAG